A portion of the Neorhodopirellula lusitana genome contains these proteins:
- a CDS encoding VCBS domain-containing protein, giving the protein MSIRPSHHNFAGRTQNTSAARMQKMRERFNRWEHKANERKAMFLERQKARVERYRNAFAGSWISKIGLGLIAIWNFITNPPFFVKIEKRPAVAFTAMLPWGISFSRADTKNTRRQSTTRNRLTPETLEQRQLLAADITGVDDYLGTEVASFTDNPANAVDTASTNDATPTISGTLDGTDPAHLHFQDSSSATVAGDITVSEVAGGPNTWTFTPTSALADGETISVVESATAPSTFMAEDSVTISFEASIDVAANESIQAAIDAAPAGTTINLAATTYTEAISITKPMKLVGHSSGTTIDADGSAYAIHVTDGADDVTIENLTVTGASYYGIHTNGPTGIENLTITDVTATSNGRTGIDLNRVETGSVTGSSATNNGGFGLSISSGSNITITDLVESDNIWGGVGIFPSAPASGVNNSEAFPTGIAFDGASTSVPGGFHVQPKQHVGTFSVSTDGGAADIKLPASHAAMVYSFRTDTNNNNTLANFEYVSGNPSDVVLAKDDPTDRFTFADIYIKNTSTGDFTVSPSLSIQTAIDEADAGATIHIEPADYSESLSVTKPIVLQGDPIGGIHLMPGAAGDNVITIPSNYAGTGQVKLQNIEVKDATAGGSGLVVAAGAHVDSLVIDGSKFNDNAFQGVAIYGTASAPSTVSVTISDSYFNRNGGPTSSSGDGDLVFFQHTGDVTLSNIFITGKTSSPAENAIQFRSDNGSMGTVSINDVSIDGSYEKVPLAIYSFSSISRLTGSSNANNAISATSTGWMKAVNIESGGDIDFTALGFDVMSNQPVELQGDSGTNAITGGTEDNLIRGGEGNDTLVGDLGDDVAIYTGSRTDYTLGLTANSSGFVTGFTSVKDINATDGDEGTDALSGIEVLYFASNSGVTTDDIALNLADQVQLFDANDKLVATFGGMDLDAAKSAVLASDSEGLFARFNDGTSFVIKSIVEDNGSNIFVDADASDVLESQLDQAAGSGGTGQVEIDLPESSDGSNPLQTFAANLANTSSAGDGAVNVTVNVPASLNAADLTLDVPDDVVLTINLEGQTIGGEALETNEANQPSIKVTGGNVKLTGSATISSAGTAPAISVTGGTLSVNGALSLNGGSIEVANGGTLGGSGTINGNVVVATGATHAPGNSIAIQSSGNYTLSSDLDIEIQGPYATAGTDYDQVNVTGTVVLNSGATLNLIDYMSGAALDDDDEVMVIINNDLADAVSGTFDSLPEGATVGVGGFTGRISYVGGDGNDVVLYGDTVNPTISTLILSDTEITEADDAMTVTLTITFDESMDNLSTPLVTSNATTTLTNSTGAWLGAGPYTKYQVTYTVADAEVDLDNVMFDVSGAKDVAGNTMTAVTGQSTDTVSSIDTIAPNATPTGKTIDENPAAGLVLETLPATETGGDALAYSLSQTTGSTVPFTAFALTGTDSNVLEVANASFFDFEASELPKVDITVTDPAGNSTTTTYTVTLSNINDAPEDSTAGTSVTAQTIAERADTNDAAENATPFGTSGNIFFHDDDLSDSHSVTSTPGSISKPSHLAAGALGIFGAGSPNAETGDGEWSVLWTFTIGSPLPPATQAAQMAQIDSLADGEQIVQNYTVTITDDAGTPSNPSDDLSLVTNVVVTITGTNDDPTITVETGDSAAAPLTESDLGQTASGTLSVEDLDVTDEVITAVDSVAVTGTGSGSVPTALDNATLKGYMSVDMGNVIDNSNTEGAINWDFDSNGEAFDFLADGETLILTYQISASDGFTGGTDATQDVVVTITGSNDDPILGFVQGFETDTADVFTLSDYGAITGPVASGTNGIPAASGSSYAVVTEADADPDTGPFTRFGGYTNEFIDGQVASVDVYLDTSWIADQSFQYSVAANNQVGTHLHDFGFQVRSDGNGNIEVGASNGATQVPLTSTPANAVTVSTSGWYTLKHVFNDESGVLSVDMILINKASGESLDVATLSNPTEMIATDVGGIRYGWFTDISLDNGLAIDNLTLGAFDGEVTEVADGVANEETTTYTASGGIKFSDTDLTDVHSITATPGATGYIGIFTPLITNAATGSGQGAVGWTFTANNSEFDYLADGEQLVQTYVVTVDDNEGATASQTVTVTITGSDDDPTISLVGSDSAAEGLIETNDELAVTGTLSVED; this is encoded by the coding sequence ATGTCGATTCGCCCCAGTCACCACAACTTCGCCGGCCGCACTCAAAACACCTCCGCCGCTCGCATGCAGAAAATGAGGGAGCGTTTCAACCGCTGGGAACACAAAGCGAACGAACGCAAGGCGATGTTCCTCGAGCGTCAAAAAGCCCGCGTCGAGCGATATCGCAACGCCTTCGCGGGAAGCTGGATCAGCAAAATCGGCCTCGGCCTGATCGCCATCTGGAACTTCATCACCAACCCACCGTTCTTCGTCAAAATCGAAAAGCGTCCCGCCGTCGCCTTCACTGCGATGCTTCCCTGGGGCATCAGCTTCTCCCGCGCTGATACTAAGAATACCCGCCGTCAAAGCACCACCCGCAACCGACTCACACCTGAAACGCTAGAGCAACGTCAGTTGCTTGCTGCGGATATTACTGGCGTAGACGACTACCTAGGCACCGAAGTTGCTAGTTTCACCGACAACCCAGCCAATGCTGTCGATACGGCTAGCACTAACGATGCGACTCCAACAATCAGTGGAACGCTGGATGGGACCGATCCCGCACATCTACACTTTCAAGATTCTAGTTCCGCTACGGTTGCTGGCGATATTACCGTTAGCGAAGTAGCTGGCGGTCCGAACACCTGGACATTTACGCCAACATCCGCGTTGGCGGATGGCGAAACGATTTCGGTGGTGGAAAGTGCTACCGCTCCGTCCACCTTTATGGCTGAGGATTCCGTAACCATTTCGTTCGAAGCGTCAATTGATGTCGCTGCAAACGAAAGCATCCAGGCTGCTATCGACGCGGCCCCCGCTGGCACCACCATCAATCTAGCTGCGACAACCTACACTGAAGCGATTTCGATCACCAAGCCAATGAAGCTAGTCGGCCATTCGTCGGGCACGACGATCGATGCCGATGGCTCCGCGTATGCAATTCATGTCACCGATGGTGCAGACGATGTTACGATCGAAAACTTGACGGTCACCGGTGCAAGCTACTACGGCATTCACACGAACGGTCCGACCGGAATCGAAAACCTGACGATCACAGATGTCACGGCGACCAGCAACGGTCGCACGGGTATCGATCTGAACCGCGTCGAAACAGGGTCGGTTACAGGCAGTTCCGCAACCAACAATGGTGGCTTTGGGCTCTCAATCTCTTCGGGCAGCAACATCACCATCACGGATCTCGTGGAATCAGACAACATTTGGGGCGGCGTCGGCATCTTTCCCTCCGCACCGGCGTCTGGTGTAAACAACAGCGAGGCATTCCCAACCGGCATTGCGTTCGATGGAGCGAGCACCAGCGTTCCTGGCGGATTTCATGTCCAGCCTAAGCAGCATGTTGGCACATTCTCGGTCAGTACTGATGGAGGTGCAGCCGACATCAAGCTTCCAGCATCTCACGCAGCGATGGTGTACTCGTTCCGGACGGACACAAATAACAACAATACTCTGGCCAATTTTGAGTACGTGTCTGGGAATCCATCAGACGTTGTCCTTGCCAAGGATGATCCAACCGACCGTTTCACATTCGCCGACATCTACATCAAAAACACCTCGACCGGTGACTTCACTGTTTCGCCATCGCTCTCGATACAGACCGCAATAGACGAAGCGGATGCCGGTGCAACAATCCATATCGAGCCGGCTGACTACTCTGAAAGTCTCTCGGTTACCAAACCGATCGTTTTACAGGGAGATCCAATTGGCGGAATCCACCTCATGCCAGGTGCTGCTGGCGACAATGTCATCACCATCCCCAGCAACTACGCAGGCACCGGCCAAGTCAAGCTTCAGAACATTGAAGTTAAGGATGCCACCGCAGGCGGATCGGGCTTAGTCGTTGCAGCAGGTGCTCATGTCGATTCCTTGGTTATCGACGGTAGCAAATTCAACGATAACGCATTCCAAGGTGTGGCGATTTACGGCACCGCTTCGGCTCCATCGACCGTCTCAGTCACGATTTCAGACAGTTACTTCAATCGTAACGGTGGTCCAACATCGTCTTCAGGCGACGGTGACTTGGTGTTTTTCCAACACACCGGCGATGTAACTCTATCGAATATTTTCATCACCGGAAAAACCAGCAGCCCGGCTGAAAATGCGATTCAGTTCCGCAGTGATAACGGGTCCATGGGAACCGTTTCGATCAACGATGTCTCCATTGATGGAAGCTATGAAAAAGTCCCGTTGGCGATCTACAGTTTCAGCTCGATCTCGAGACTGACAGGATCTTCTAACGCCAACAATGCGATTTCTGCAACCAGCACCGGATGGATGAAGGCCGTCAATATCGAGTCTGGTGGTGACATTGACTTCACCGCCCTCGGATTCGACGTTATGTCCAACCAGCCTGTAGAACTTCAAGGCGACTCAGGCACCAATGCCATCACCGGCGGAACTGAAGACAACCTGATTCGAGGCGGTGAGGGAAATGACACTCTCGTCGGCGACCTCGGCGATGATGTTGCGATCTACACCGGCAGTCGTACCGACTACACGCTCGGCTTAACAGCAAACTCGTCTGGCTTTGTCACCGGCTTCACGTCAGTCAAAGACATCAACGCAACCGATGGCGATGAGGGAACGGATGCGCTGTCGGGTATCGAAGTCCTCTACTTCGCAAGTAACTCCGGCGTAACGACCGACGATATCGCCCTAAATCTAGCCGACCAAGTCCAGCTTTTTGATGCCAACGACAAGTTAGTCGCCACTTTTGGTGGCATGGACTTGGACGCTGCGAAGAGCGCTGTCTTGGCTTCAGATTCAGAGGGGCTGTTCGCTCGCTTCAACGATGGCACCAGCTTCGTCATCAAATCCATTGTCGAGGATAACGGCTCCAATATTTTTGTTGACGCGGATGCCTCTGACGTTTTGGAAAGCCAGCTCGACCAAGCTGCGGGCAGTGGCGGAACAGGGCAAGTTGAGATCGATTTGCCAGAATCCTCCGACGGCAGTAACCCGTTGCAAACCTTTGCCGCAAACTTGGCAAATACGTCCAGCGCGGGTGACGGAGCTGTCAACGTCACCGTTAATGTACCTGCGTCACTAAACGCGGCAGACTTGACGCTCGATGTTCCCGACGATGTCGTTCTGACAATCAACCTAGAAGGTCAAACGATCGGTGGCGAAGCATTAGAGACGAATGAAGCGAATCAACCATCCATCAAAGTCACTGGCGGCAACGTTAAACTGACTGGTAGCGCAACGATCAGCAGTGCTGGCACCGCACCGGCAATTTCCGTCACCGGCGGCACATTGTCGGTCAATGGAGCGTTGTCATTGAACGGAGGCAGCATTGAGGTGGCGAACGGCGGAACTTTGGGCGGCTCAGGCACAATCAACGGCAATGTTGTCGTAGCAACGGGTGCAACTCACGCGCCAGGAAACAGCATTGCCATACAATCATCGGGAAACTACACCCTCTCAAGCGATCTAGACATCGAGATTCAGGGCCCCTACGCGACCGCTGGCACCGACTATGACCAAGTCAATGTGACGGGGACCGTGGTGCTGAACAGCGGGGCTACACTAAATCTGATTGACTATATGTCAGGTGCAGCGCTGGACGACGATGATGAAGTCATGGTCATCATCAATAACGATCTTGCCGATGCAGTCTCGGGTACGTTTGACTCGCTACCTGAGGGAGCGACAGTTGGCGTCGGAGGCTTCACCGGCCGGATCAGCTATGTCGGCGGCGATGGAAACGATGTTGTACTGTACGGCGATACGGTTAACCCCACGATCAGCACATTGATTCTTAGTGACACTGAGATCACTGAAGCAGACGATGCGATGACCGTCACTTTGACGATCACTTTCGACGAGTCGATGGACAATTTGTCAACGCCGCTCGTAACTTCCAACGCGACGACCACACTGACCAACAGCACAGGGGCTTGGCTTGGGGCCGGACCGTACACGAAGTATCAAGTCACCTACACGGTCGCCGATGCAGAAGTAGATCTTGATAACGTCATGTTCGATGTTTCTGGCGCCAAAGATGTTGCCGGGAACACGATGACGGCGGTCACTGGTCAATCGACCGATACGGTATCGTCGATCGACACGATTGCTCCCAACGCGACACCAACAGGAAAAACGATCGACGAGAATCCTGCGGCTGGACTCGTCCTAGAAACGTTGCCGGCAACCGAGACAGGTGGCGATGCACTGGCTTATTCACTCTCGCAGACCACCGGATCAACCGTTCCATTCACCGCCTTCGCATTGACGGGCACTGATAGCAATGTTCTCGAAGTTGCCAATGCGAGCTTCTTTGACTTCGAGGCATCCGAGCTTCCCAAGGTCGATATCACGGTAACCGACCCGGCCGGAAACTCCACCACCACGACCTACACAGTCACGCTCAGCAATATCAACGACGCGCCTGAGGACTCGACTGCCGGAACATCGGTCACCGCGCAAACAATCGCCGAGCGAGCCGACACCAACGACGCTGCCGAGAATGCCACGCCATTTGGCACCAGTGGAAACATCTTCTTCCACGATGATGATTTGAGCGATAGTCATAGCGTCACTTCAACGCCCGGTTCCATCTCCAAGCCGAGCCATCTTGCTGCGGGTGCCTTGGGGATTTTTGGTGCGGGATCCCCAAATGCTGAAACTGGGGACGGTGAATGGAGTGTCCTTTGGACATTCACGATTGGATCGCCACTACCACCAGCAACGCAAGCAGCTCAGATGGCCCAGATCGATTCCTTGGCCGATGGTGAGCAGATTGTCCAAAACTATACCGTCACGATTACCGATGACGCAGGAACCCCGTCCAATCCTTCCGATGACCTGAGTCTCGTAACAAACGTCGTGGTCACGATCACCGGCACCAATGACGATCCGACGATCACGGTCGAAACGGGTGACAGTGCAGCGGCACCACTAACGGAATCCGATTTAGGACAAACCGCCAGTGGTACGTTAAGCGTCGAAGACCTGGACGTAACCGATGAAGTGATTACTGCAGTTGATAGTGTGGCGGTCACCGGCACCGGTTCGGGTAGCGTTCCCACGGCGTTGGACAATGCGACGCTCAAGGGTTACATGAGTGTCGATATGGGCAACGTCATCGACAACTCCAACACTGAGGGGGCGATCAACTGGGACTTTGACAGCAACGGCGAAGCGTTCGATTTCCTGGCTGATGGCGAGACGTTGATTCTGACTTACCAAATTAGTGCCAGCGATGGCTTCACCGGCGGAACCGATGCCACACAGGATGTGGTTGTTACGATCACAGGTAGCAATGATGATCCGATCTTGGGTTTTGTTCAGGGATTTGAAACGGATACTGCTGACGTATTCACCTTGAGTGATTACGGGGCGATCACTGGCCCAGTAGCTTCAGGCACCAATGGAATCCCCGCAGCCAGTGGTTCCAGCTACGCCGTCGTTACCGAAGCGGATGCTGATCCAGACACAGGTCCATTCACTCGCTTTGGCGGTTACACCAATGAGTTCATTGATGGTCAAGTAGCCAGTGTTGATGTTTATCTCGATACGAGTTGGATCGCAGATCAGAGCTTCCAGTATTCCGTAGCTGCCAACAACCAAGTTGGCACACACCTTCACGATTTTGGGTTCCAGGTTCGGTCTGATGGAAACGGCAACATTGAAGTGGGGGCATCCAATGGTGCAACCCAAGTTCCGTTGACATCAACACCTGCCAATGCAGTCACGGTATCGACCAGTGGTTGGTACACGCTGAAGCATGTGTTCAATGATGAGTCCGGTGTCCTTTCGGTTGATATGATTTTGATCAACAAGGCGTCGGGCGAATCTCTGGATGTTGCGACTCTGTCGAATCCAACTGAGATGATCGCAACAGATGTCGGTGGTATCCGTTACGGATGGTTCACCGACATAAGCTTGGACAACGGACTGGCGATCGACAACCTAACACTGGGAGCGTTCGACGGTGAAGTGACGGAAGTTGCTGACGGGGTCGCAAATGAAGAGACCACGACCTACACCGCCAGCGGTGGGATTAAGTTCTCGGACACGGATTTGACCGACGTTCATTCCATCACGGCGACGCCCGGTGCCACCGGATACATTGGAATCTTCACTCCATTGATCACCAACGCTGCCACAGGTAGCGGCCAGGGTGCCGTAGGCTGGACATTCACAGCCAATAATAGCGAGTTTGATTATCTCGCCGATGGCGAGCAATTGGTCCAAACGTACGTTGTCACGGTGGATGACAACGAAGGTGCTACGGCAAGCCAAACGGTTACTGTTACCATCACTGGAAGCGATGATGACCCGACAATTTCGCTGGTCGGCAGTGATAGTGCTGCTGAAGGCTTGATCGAAACCAATGACGAGTTGGCGGTAACCGGCACGTTGAGCGTGGAAGACTT